One segment of Brassica napus cultivar Da-Ae chromosome C3, Da-Ae, whole genome shotgun sequence DNA contains the following:
- the LOC111206326 gene encoding zinc finger CCCH domain-containing protein 33-like isoform X1 — MSSLSPLMINQEAMWQMNMTSDETMEPGSYPERPGEPDCSYYIRTGLCRFGSTCRFNHPRDRELVIATARMRGEYPERIGQPECEYYLKTGTCKFGVTCKFHHPRNKAGIAGRVSLNMLGYPLRNEVDCAYFLRTGHCKFGATCKFNHPQPQPTTNLMVPTSGQQQSYPWSRASFIPTPRWQDTSGFTALMMPQGVIWNPYTSQLGSVSPSGTGNDHNNYRKLQQNESGSSVPQGGIYALPSESVFPERPGQPECQFYVKTGDCKFGTVCKFHHPRDRQTPPPDCLLSPIGLPLRPGEPSCVFYSRYGICKFGPSCKFHHPMGVFTYDNTASETDEVVETATGHSRRLSVSETRQAATTSGQDTTIDTTHR, encoded by the exons ATGTCCTCTCTTTCACCTTTGATGATCAATCAAG AGGCAATGTGGCAAATGAATATGACTTCAGATGAAACAATGGAACCAGGCTCTTACCCTGAACGACCAGGAGAGCCTGATTGTTCTTATTACATCAGAACCGGACTTTGTAGATTTGGCTCAACTTGTCGGTTTAACCACCCTCGTGATCGGGAACTG GTTATAGCCACTGCAAGGATGAGAGGTGAATACCCTGAAAGGATTGGTCAGCCTGAATGCGAG TACTATTTGAAGACAGGAACATGCAAGTTTGGAGTAACATGTAAATTTCATCATCCTAGGAACAAAGCTGGGATTGCTGGACGAGTCTCACTCAATATGTTAGGCTATCCTCTACGc AATGAGGTTGATTGTGCTTATTTTCTAAGAACCGGACATTGTAAATTTGGCGCCACTTGTAAATTCAACCATCCTCAGCCTCAACCAACAACCAACCTCATGGTTCCCACTTCAGGCCAACAACAGTCTTATCCTTGGTCAAGAGCTTCTTTCATTCCCACCCCTCGATGGCAAGATACCTCTGGCTTCACAGCATTGATGATGCCTCAAGGAGTTATATGGAACCCTTACACC AGTCAGCTTGGCTCAGTTTCTCCTTCAGGAACCGGAAATGATCACAACAACTACAGAAAATTGCAGCAAAACGAGTCAGGCTCATCTGTTCCGCAAGGAGGGATCTATGCATTACCAAGTGAAAGTGTCTTCCCAGAGAGACCAGGACAACCTGAATGCCAATTCTACGTGAAGACAGGAGACTGCAAATTCGGAACAGTTTGCAAGTTTCATCACCCTAGAGATAGACAAACTCCTCCTCCTGATTGTCTCTTGAGTCCCATTGGCCTCCCTTTACGCCCT GGAGAACCGTCGTGTGTGTTCTATAGTCGCTATGGAATCTGCAAGTTTGGTCCAAGCTGTAAATTTCATCACCCAATGGGGGTATTCACATACGACAACACAGCTTCAGAGACTGATGAGGTTGTGGAAACAGCAACCGGACATTCCAGAAGACTCTCAGTGTCTGAAACAAGACAAGCAGCTACAACCTCTGGTCAAGACACTACCATTGATACTACTCATCGGTGa
- the LOC111206326 gene encoding zinc finger CCCH domain-containing protein 33-like isoform X2: MSSLSPLMINQEAMWQMNMTSDETMEPGSYPERPGEPDCSYYIRTGLCRFGSTCRFNHPRDRELVIATARMRGEYPERIGQPECEYYLKTGTCKFGVTCKFHHPRNKAGIAGRVSLNMLGYPLRNEVDCAYFLRTGHCKFGATCKFNHPQPQPTTNLMVPTSGQQQSYPWSRASFIPTPRWQDTSGFTALMMPQGVIWNPYTLGSVSPSGTGNDHNNYRKLQQNESGSSVPQGGIYALPSESVFPERPGQPECQFYVKTGDCKFGTVCKFHHPRDRQTPPPDCLLSPIGLPLRPGEPSCVFYSRYGICKFGPSCKFHHPMGVFTYDNTASETDEVVETATGHSRRLSVSETRQAATTSGQDTTIDTTHR; encoded by the exons ATGTCCTCTCTTTCACCTTTGATGATCAATCAAG AGGCAATGTGGCAAATGAATATGACTTCAGATGAAACAATGGAACCAGGCTCTTACCCTGAACGACCAGGAGAGCCTGATTGTTCTTATTACATCAGAACCGGACTTTGTAGATTTGGCTCAACTTGTCGGTTTAACCACCCTCGTGATCGGGAACTG GTTATAGCCACTGCAAGGATGAGAGGTGAATACCCTGAAAGGATTGGTCAGCCTGAATGCGAG TACTATTTGAAGACAGGAACATGCAAGTTTGGAGTAACATGTAAATTTCATCATCCTAGGAACAAAGCTGGGATTGCTGGACGAGTCTCACTCAATATGTTAGGCTATCCTCTACGc AATGAGGTTGATTGTGCTTATTTTCTAAGAACCGGACATTGTAAATTTGGCGCCACTTGTAAATTCAACCATCCTCAGCCTCAACCAACAACCAACCTCATGGTTCCCACTTCAGGCCAACAACAGTCTTATCCTTGGTCAAGAGCTTCTTTCATTCCCACCCCTCGATGGCAAGATACCTCTGGCTTCACAGCATTGATGATGCCTCAAGGAGTTATATGGAACCCTTACACC CTTGGCTCAGTTTCTCCTTCAGGAACCGGAAATGATCACAACAACTACAGAAAATTGCAGCAAAACGAGTCAGGCTCATCTGTTCCGCAAGGAGGGATCTATGCATTACCAAGTGAAAGTGTCTTCCCAGAGAGACCAGGACAACCTGAATGCCAATTCTACGTGAAGACAGGAGACTGCAAATTCGGAACAGTTTGCAAGTTTCATCACCCTAGAGATAGACAAACTCCTCCTCCTGATTGTCTCTTGAGTCCCATTGGCCTCCCTTTACGCCCT GGAGAACCGTCGTGTGTGTTCTATAGTCGCTATGGAATCTGCAAGTTTGGTCCAAGCTGTAAATTTCATCACCCAATGGGGGTATTCACATACGACAACACAGCTTCAGAGACTGATGAGGTTGTGGAAACAGCAACCGGACATTCCAGAAGACTCTCAGTGTCTGAAACAAGACAAGCAGCTACAACCTCTGGTCAAGACACTACCATTGATACTACTCATCGGTGa
- the LOC106438954 gene encoding U-box domain-containing protein 21, with amino-acid sequence MVLPWRSRGGKRPNQLTISDAETKTPAAQLRSSRIERVQSPRVPLTPRAAAEICRRLENATAREEHAECFEIVSKIKNLARERGETNKKCLLQNGVVSALTSCFQRFTSTREEQARLLEEVLSVLTYWLPLSRTEGFSKMGTTASLNRLVRFLNATDAKTRQNAALCIREVLAVDKKYVYALTDIEGACEGLVKIISDSVSTKASLMAIYRAVSCDNEIAAKFVKLGLVALIAEMIMNNAEKSVCERCLVVLNVICDNEQGREDVLRNALIVPLLVKKILRVSDLATQCSVSILWKLWRKNGEDHVLLEALQVGAFEKLLVVLQVGCEEKTKERASELLRNLNRCRNEIEKTNCLDSSMRLKNVKKSF; translated from the coding sequence ATGGTGTTACCATGgagatcaagaggaggaaagagacctaatcagctgacCATCTCAGACGCTGAAACCAAGACCCCGGCGGCTCAACTCAGATCCTCAAGGATAGAGCGGGTTCAGTCGCCGCGTGTGCCATTGACCCCGCGTGCTGCGGCAGAGATATGTCGGAGACTGGAAAACGCGACGGCGCGTGAAGAGCATGCCGAGTGTTTCGAGATCGTGAGTAAGATCAAGAACTTGGCAAGAGAAAGGGGAGAGACAAACAAGAAGTGTTTGCTCCAAAACGGTGTCGTTTCGGCGTTGACTTCTTGCTTCCAAAGATTCACGTCCACGCGTGAGGAACAAGCGCGTCTGTTGGAGGAAGTCTTGTCTGTTCTAACTTATTGGTTGCCTCTGAGTCGGACAGAGGGTTTCTCCAAGATGGGAACAACGGCTTCGCTTAACCGTCTCGTACGGTTCTTGAACGCTACAGACGCCAAAACGAGGCAAAACGCTGCGTTATGTATCAGAGAGGTTCTTGCAGTAGACAAGAAGTACGTCTACGCGTTAACAGACATCGAAGGAGCTTGCGAAGGATTGGTAAAGATCATCAGTGACTCTGTTTCGACGAAAGCATCTCTCATGGCGATTTACAGAGCGGTTTCGTGCGACAATGAGATCGCTGCAAAGTTCGTGAAGCTAGGCTTGGTCGCACTGATCGCAGAAATGATTATGAACAACGCGGAAAAAAGCGTTTGCGAGAGATGTCTAGTCGTTCTAAACGTTATATGCGACAACGAGCAAGGAAGAGAAGACGTTCTTAGAAACGCTTTGATCGTTCCTCTCCTAGTGAAGAAGATTCTACGCGTTTCGGATCTCGCAACGCAATGCTCAGTCTCCATTCTCTGGAAGCTATGGAGAAAGAACGGAGAAGATCATGTGTTGCTTGAAGCTCTTCAAGTTGGTGCGTTTGAGAAACTCTTGGTGGTTTTACAAGTAGGTTGTGAGGAGAAGACTAAAGAGAGAGCCAGCGAGCTGTTGCGGAATTTAAACCGATGTAGGAACGAGATCGAGAAGACAAACTGTCTCGACTCTTCGATGCGTTTGAAGAACGTGAAGAAATCATTTTAA
- the LOC111206093 gene encoding potassium channel SKOR: MGGSSGNGVSYRSDGESDVELEDYEVDDDFRDGIVETRGDRFNPLTNFLGLDFAGGKGGKFTVINGIRDISRGSVIHPDNRCYKAWTTFILIWALYSSFFTPLEFGFFRGLPENLFILDIAGQIAFLVDIVLTFFVAYRDSRTYRMVYRRSSIALRYLKSSFIIDLLACMPWDIIYKAAGEKEEVRYLLLIRLYRVRRVILFFHKMEKDIRINYLFTRIVKLIFVELYCTHTAACIFYYLATTLPASQEGYTWIGSLKLGDYSYAKFREIDLWTRYTTSMYFAIVTMATVGYGDIHAVNMREMIFAMIYISFDMILGAYLIGNMTALIVKGSKTERFRDKMADIMKYMNRNKLSRNIRGQITGHLRLQYQSSYTEAAVLQDIPVSIRAKIAQTLYMPYIEKVPLFRGCSSEFINQIVIRLHEEFFLPGEVIMEQGSVVDQLYFVCHGVLEEIGTAKDGSEEIVSLLQPDNSFGEISILCNIPQPYTVRVSELCRILRLDKQSFMNILEIYFHDGRRILNNLLEGKESNIRIKQLESDITFHISKQEGELALKLNSAAFYGDLYQLKSLIRAGGDPNKTDYDGRSPLHLAASRGYEDITLYLIQESVDVNIKDKLGNTPLLEAIKNGNDRVAALLVKEGATLSIENAGTFLCTVVAKGDSDFLKRLLNNGIDPNSKDYDHRTPLHVAASEGLYLLAMQLVEAGANVLKKDRWGNTPLDEALGCGNKMLIKLLEDAKNSQISSFPSSSKELKDRVYKKKCTVYSSHQNDAKETRRRGIVLWVPRSIEELVRTAAEQLNVSEASCVLSEDEGKIIDVDLISDGQKLYLAVET, encoded by the exons ATGGGAGGCAGTAGCGGCAACGGAGTTTCGTACCGGAGCGACGGCGAATCCGACGTGGAGTTGGAGGATTACGAGGTGGACGATGACTTCAGAGATGGGATTGTAGAAACGCGAGGAGACAGATTCAACCCCCTCACGAACTTTTTAGGATTAGATTTTGCCGGAGGTAAGGGCGGAAAGTTCACCGTCATTAACGGGATCAGAGATATCTCCAGAGGCTCCGTTATTCATCCCGATAACCG ATGCTACAAGGCTTGGACAACGTTCATACTGATATGGGCACTTTACTCTTCCTTCTTCACTCCACTAGAGTTCGGATTCTTCAGGGGATTACCAGAGAATCTGTTCATCCTCGACATCGCGGGCCAAATCGCTTTCTTAGTTGATATCGTCCTAACATTCTTCGTTGCTTATAGAGATAGCAGAACTTACAGAATGGTCTATAGACGCAGCTCAATCGCTCTACG GTACTTAAAATCATCTTTTATTATAGATTTACTTGCCTGCATGCCATGGGATATCATCTACAAG GCTGCAGGTGAAAAAGAAGAAGTGAGATACCTACTGTTGATAAGATTATATCGAGTTCGTAGAGTAATCCTATTTTTCCACAAAATGGAGAAAGATATAAGAATCAATTACCTTTTCACAAGAATCGTCAAGCTTATATTCGTTGAGCTCTATTGCACACACACCGCGGCTTGTATCTTCTATTACTTGGCCACCACGCTACCTGCTTCTCAAGAAGGGTACACTTGGATTGGAAGTTTGAAACTGGGAGACTACAGTTACGCTAAGTTTAGAGAGATCGATCTCTGGACTCGGTACACCACTTCTATGTACTTTGCAATTGTCACTATGGCAACTGTTG GTTATGGAGACATACACGCAGTTAATATGAGGGAAATGATATTTGCGATGATCTACATATCATTCGACATGATTCTAGGGGCTTACTTGATTGGTAACATGACAGCTTTGATAGTAAAAGGTTCAAAAACAGAGAGATTCAGGGACAAGATGGCGGATATTATGAAGTATATGAACCGAAACAAACTCAGTAGAAACATCCGTGGTCAGATCACTGGACATTTACGGTTGCAGTACCAAAGTAGCTACACCGAGGCAGCTGTTCTTCAAGACATACCTGTCTCTATCCGCGCCAAG ATTGCACAAACTTTATACATGCCGTACATCGAGAAGGTTCCTCTCTTCCGTGGCTGCTCATCTGAGTTCATTAACCAGATT GTTATAAGACTTCATGAAGAGTTCTTTCTCCCTGGAGAAGTTATCATGGAACAAGGAAGCGTTGTGGATCAACTCTACTTTGTTTGTCACGGTGTATTG GAGGAGATAGGTACAGCTAAGGATGGATCTGAAGAGATAGTATCACTTCTTCAACCAGATAACTCTTTTGGAGAGATATCAATCCTCTGCAACATTCCTCAGCCTTACACAGTCCGAGTTTCCGAGCTGTGTCGGATTTTAAGGCTAGATAAACAGTCTTTCATGAACATTCTCGAGATATATTTCCACGACGGACGGAGGATTCTCAACAATCTTCTTGAAGGGAAAGAATCAAATATCCGGATTAAGCAGCTGGAATCAGATATAACCTTCCATATTAGTAAACAAGAGGGAGAGCTAGCTTTGAAGTTGAACAGTGCTGCTTTCTACGGTGATCTTTACCAGCTTAAGAGCTTGATTCGAGCTGGAGGTGACCCGAATAAAACAGATTATGATGGAAGATCGCCTTTG CATCTTGCAGCCTCTAGAGGATATGAAGACATTACATTGTATCTTATCCAAGAATCAGTAGATGTAAATATCAAAGATAAACTAGGGAACACGCCGTTACTAGAAGCAATCAAGAACGGGAATGATCGTGTCGCTGCGTTGCTTGTGAAAGAAGGTGCAACGTTGAGTATAGAGAACGCAGGGACTTTCCTTTGCACGGTGGTCGCAAAAGGAGACAGCGATTTCTTGAAACGGCTTCTCAACAACGGCATTGATCCAAACTCTAAAGATTATGATCACAGGACACCTCTCCACGTTGCTGCCTCTGAAGGATTGTATCTCTTGGCAATGCAGTTGGTAGAAGCAGGTGCTAATGTTCTTAAGAAAGACAG GTGGGGGAATACTCCTTTAGATGAAGCCCTAGGTTGTGGTAACAAGATGTTGATAAAGTTACTTGAAGACGCCAAGAATTCACAGATCTCTTCGTTTCCAAGTAGCTCTAAAGAGCTCAAAG ATAGAGTATATAAGAAGAAATGTACAGTGTATTCTTCACATCAAAACGATgcaaaagaaacaagaagacGTGGGATTGTGTTGTGGGTGCCTAGAAGCATAGAGGAGCTTGTGAGAACTGCAGCAGAACAGTTGAATGTTTCTGAAGCTTCTTGTGTATTGTCTGAAGATGAAGGTAAAATTATTGATGTAGATTTGATTAGTGATGGACAAAAACTGTATCTAGCTGTTGAAACATAG
- the LOC106447599 gene encoding inositol-phosphate phosphatase, protein MGDNDQFLAAAIDAAQKAGEVIRKGFYETKHVEHKGQVDLVTETDKKCEELVFNHLKQLFPNHKFIGEETTAANGVSELTDEPTWIVDPVDGTTNFVHGFPFVCVSIGLTIGKVPVVGVVFNPIMDELFTGVQGKGAFFNGKPIKVSTQSELVTALLLAEAGVKRDKATLDDATNRINSLLTKVRNIRICGSCALDLCSVACGRADIFYEIEFGGPWDVAAGVVIVREAGGLIFDPSGKDLDITSQRIAASNASLKELFVEALRLTNV, encoded by the exons ATGGGAGACAATG ATCAGTTCTTGGCTGCCGCCATTGATGCCGCTCAGAAAGCTGGAGAa GTCATTCGTAAAGGATTTTACGAGACCAAACATGTTGAACACAAAGGCCAG GTGGATCTGGTGACGGAGACTGATAAAAAATGTGAAGAACTCGTGTTTAATCATCTCAAGCAGCTCTTTCCCAACCACAAG TTCATAGGAGAAGAAACAACAGCTGCGAATGGTGTGAGTGAGTTAACAGATGAACCAACTTGGATTGTTGATCCTGTTGATGGAACTACAAATTTCGTTCACGG gttcccttttgtgtgtgtttccatTGGCCTTACTATTGGGAAAGTCCCTGTGGTTGGCGTCGTTTTCAATCCTATTATGGATGAG CTATTCACCGGTGTCCAAGGGAAAGGAGCCTTCTTTAATGGAAAACCAATCAAAG TGTCAACTCAAAGTGAACTTGTAACCGCTTTGCTCCTAGCAGAG GCGGGCGTTAAACGAGATAAAGCTACATTAGACGATGCAACCAACAGGATCAACAGTTTGTTAACCAAG GTTAGGAACATCAGGATCTGTGGCTCTTGTGCACTGGATCTCTGCAGTGTGGCGTGTGGGAGGGCTGATATCTTCTATGAAATCGAATTTGGCGGTccatg GGACGTTGCAGCAGGAGTTGTGATCGTGAGAGAAGCTGGTGGACTTATTTTTGATCC ATCCGGTAAAGATTTGGACATCACATCACAGAGAATTGCGGCTTCAAACGCTTCTCTCAAGGAGTTGTTCGTGGAGGCGTTGCGGCTTACAAATGTGTGA